A genomic stretch from Leptodactylus fuscus isolate aLepFus1 chromosome 10, aLepFus1.hap2, whole genome shotgun sequence includes:
- the LOC142219054 gene encoding proton channel OTOP2-like, whose translation MMNPTVTTSEDTTFQVQDVTPRDTTCSPDSLFSSISVSSSENERETWHHSANPRTTILLSLLYLALLTFFGSAVLLAEMRHHNPQTHNVQGFLTVLMLTSSAWMLWFAWTSAKNKKIKMYQDHQAGASWLKGGLCLFALATLVLDCLTLGYYHELHQCTSVLVTSFPIVQAVFTVIQVSLLSFYAKICIQEKQQLNRFGLMHALATNILMWMSVVLDESMKHLQEIYDIQKKKMNILEPAGLHTNSCVCTTDLCHIFSEGADYLHPFNIEFSLFSSTMLYVIWKNTGKTSCTAAVSGHSKGSLHINGAFVGLILGAFAISATFGVMISFGVLAKSPGTVPEALRIYYLFNSVLLSAMFIASVIGIVACRLQKGFRFDDMSKSVVRSLDITLLMGSSCGPLLVSVFSLVAIFFLHIEGNLYILDLCFSLCKTVQVLGQNLFITEALYSGPAQNKTNVWIYSISRASAAESIKHGATNLPTEYDHISLNSEHRASIKSSKNLLDLHMDMPKNLQSTTSVVDVPQNKQVFKEEDKVPFFRTRRKILQNISILLICYNISVWILYAYGTRPHLVSQIEQSFYGFTLWVIIVKISLPLGIFYRMHSVASLFEAYCNICEAAA comes from the exons ATGATGAACCCAACTGTGACCACCAGTGAAGATACCACTTTCCAAGTTCAGGATGTCACCCCCAGAGACACCACTTGTTCCCCGGATTCTCTGTTTTCCAGCATTAGCGTCAGCAGTTCGGAGAATGAGAGAGAGACGTGGCACCACTCTGCCAACCCAAGGACGACCATTCTTCTCTCATTACTCTACTTGGCACTCTTGACTTTCTTTGGCAGCGCCGTCCTCTTGGCAGAGATGCGTCATCACAACCCTCAAACACACAACGTCCAGGGATTTCTCACTGTGCTCATGCTGACCTCCTCGGCATGGATGCTGTGGTTTGCATGGACATCTgctaagaataaaaaaataaaaatgtaccaaGATCACCAGGCTGGAGCGAGCTGGTTGAAGG GTGGATTGTGTCTTTTTGCTCTGGCAACACTTGTACTAGACTGTTTAACCCTTGGATACTACCATGAACTGCATCAATGTACCTCTGTATTGGTGACTTCATTCCCTATTGTTCAGGCTGTATTCACCGTAATACAG GTTTCTCTACTTTCATTTTATGCAAAAATCTGCATACAGGAGAAGCAGCAGCTGAACAG GTTCGGCCTTATGCATGCCCTAGCTACAAATATTTTGATGTGGATGAGTGTTGTCCTGGATGAGTCTATGAAGCACTTGCAAGAAATTTATGATAtccagaaaaaaaagatgaaCATCCTGGAAC CTGCTGGGCTCCACACAAAcagctgtgtctgcaccacggacTTGTGCCACATCTTCTCCGAAGGCGCAGACTACCTGCACCCTTTCAATATTGAGTTCAGTCTCTTCTCATCTACAATGCTGTACGTCATCTGGAAGAACACCGGGAAGACGAGTTGTACCGCAGCAGTTTCCGGACACAGCAAGGGCAGCCTTCATATTAACGGAGCATTTGTAGGTCTGATTTTGGGAGCATTTGCCATCTCAGCCACTTTTGGGGTCATGATCAGCTTTGGTGTCCTTGCTAAATCCCCTGGGACTGTTCCAGAGGCGTTGCGTATCTACTACCTTTTCAACTCAGTCCTCCTATCTGCCATGTTCATCGCCTCTGTCATTGGCATTGTAGCATGCAGGCTGCAGAAAGGCTTTCGCTTCGATGACATGTCTAAGAGCGTGGTGAGAAGTCTAGACATAACTCTTCTCATGGGAAGTTCTTGTGGTCCATTACTGGTATCAGTTTTCTCATTGGTGGCCATATTCTTCCTTCATATTGAAGGAAACCTATACATCCTGGATCTCTGTTTTTCTCTCTGCAAAACTGTTCAGGTCCTTGGCCAAAATCTCTTTATAACAGAAGCCCTTTATTCTGGACCAGCACAGAATAAGACCAATGTCTGGATCTACTCTATATCCCGAGCATCAGCTGCCGAGAGCATAAAACATGGGGCAACCAACTTGCCCACTGAGTATGACCACATAAGCTTAAACTCGGAGCACAGGGCAAGTATAAAGAGCTCCAAAAATTTGTTGGACCTGCATATGGATATGCCGAAGAATCTGCAGTCTACAACCAGTGTGGTAGACGTTCCACAAAATAAGCAGGTGTTTAAGGAAGAGGACAAAGTGCCATTTTTTAGAACCAGAAGAAAGATTCTGCAGAATATATCAATCCTACTAATCTGCTATAATATATCG GTCTGGATTTTATACGCCTATGGTACCCGGCCACACTTGGTGAGCCAGATAGAACAGTCGTTTTATGGCTTCACTCTCTGGGTGATCATAGTAAAGATCTCTCTTCCACTGGGAATCTTCTATCGCATGCACTCTGTGGCAAGCTTGTTTGAAGCCTATTGTAACATATGTGAAGCAGCTGCCTGA